Proteins encoded together in one Micromonospora kangleipakensis window:
- a CDS encoding AbrB/MazE/SpoVT family DNA-binding domain-containing protein, which yields MVYGLAAIDSSGRIADRAVIRTLGWNPGTRLHIREGSGVIVVRLDGQGVFTVTGQGHLHLPAAVRHWCGLTAGDRLLLAANPADGLLVVHPPAALDAMVVAVHADLLGGGQA from the coding sequence ATGGTGTACGGCCTGGCTGCCATCGACAGCAGTGGCCGCATCGCCGACCGTGCGGTCATCCGTACCCTCGGATGGAATCCGGGCACACGGCTGCACATCCGCGAGGGCTCCGGAGTGATCGTCGTCCGGCTGGATGGGCAGGGCGTCTTCACCGTCACCGGCCAAGGCCATCTCCACCTGCCGGCGGCTGTCCGGCACTGGTGCGGGCTCACCGCCGGCGACCGGCTGCTGCTGGCCGCCAACCCCGCTGACGGCCTACTGGTGGTGCACCCTCCTGCCGCCCTGGACGCGATGGTCGTGGCGGTTCACGCAGATCTGCTGGGCGGTGGTCAGGCATGA
- a CDS encoding fumarylacetoacetate hydrolase family protein — MKLMRVGPAGHERPVLVGEGGRHHDLTPITADLDSRFFATGGVARVRAAYQSGRLPEVDVSGLRVGAPVARPGVVLCIGMNYAAHAAESGAAPPAEPVIFYKAPNTVVGPYDDVVIPRGSTRTDWEVELAVVIGARARYLDTPDDALTCVAGYATSNDVSEREFQLDRSGGQWSKGKSCETFNPLGPWLVTPDEVGDPQDLPLRSWVNGEPRQDSSTKDMVFGVAHLVWHLSQFTVLEPGDVINTGTPQGVALSGRFGYLRPGDVVEVEVAGLGRQRNTCRQA; from the coding sequence ATGAAGCTGATGCGGGTGGGCCCGGCCGGCCACGAACGCCCGGTGCTCGTCGGTGAGGGCGGCCGGCACCATGACCTGACGCCGATTACGGCGGACCTGGACAGCAGGTTCTTCGCCACGGGCGGTGTGGCGCGGGTTCGCGCCGCCTACCAGTCGGGCCGGCTGCCGGAGGTGGACGTCTCCGGCCTGCGTGTCGGAGCCCCGGTGGCGCGGCCGGGCGTCGTGCTGTGCATCGGGATGAACTACGCCGCGCACGCGGCCGAGTCCGGCGCCGCCCCTCCAGCCGAACCGGTCATCTTCTACAAGGCACCCAACACCGTTGTGGGGCCGTACGACGACGTGGTGATCCCGCGCGGTTCGACGCGAACCGACTGGGAGGTGGAGCTGGCCGTTGTGATCGGCGCTCGCGCCCGCTACCTCGACACACCCGATGATGCGCTGACCTGCGTGGCCGGGTATGCCACATCGAACGACGTGTCCGAGCGGGAATTCCAGCTTGACCGCTCCGGCGGGCAATGGTCCAAGGGCAAGAGCTGCGAGACGTTCAACCCGCTCGGACCGTGGCTGGTCACCCCCGACGAGGTCGGGGACCCGCAGGACCTTCCGCTGCGCAGCTGGGTCAACGGCGAGCCGCGCCAGGATTCCTCCACCAAGGACATGGTGTTCGGGGTGGCGCACCTGGTGTGGCACCTGTCCCAGTTCACCGTGCTGGAGCCAGGCGATGTGATCAACACCGGGACGCCGCAGGGGGTGGCGCTGTCGGGCCGCTTCGGCTACTTACGCCCGGGTGATGTCGTCGAGGTCGAGGTGGCCGGCCTGGGCCGGCAACGCAACACCTGCCGGCAGGCGTGA
- a CDS encoding recombinase family protein, whose amino-acid sequence MSVFGGMSKGERNRVKVRVRTAMASQTLLEGRYLGGRPPYGYMLKDLGPHPNPAKAADGKRLRGLTPDPQTSPVVRRIFAMYLGGYGMFAIAEALTRDDIPCPSAYDRTRNRHRGGLAWPKSAVRVILTNPRYTGRQTWNKQRTGKVLLDVNDVALGHATKP is encoded by the coding sequence ATGTCTGTCTTCGGCGGGATGAGCAAAGGCGAACGCAACCGCGTCAAGGTTCGGGTTCGCACCGCGATGGCTTCGCAGACCCTGCTGGAGGGCAGGTACCTCGGTGGTCGCCCACCGTACGGGTACATGCTCAAGGATCTCGGGCCGCACCCGAACCCGGCGAAGGCGGCCGACGGCAAGCGCCTGCGTGGGCTTACCCCTGACCCGCAGACCTCGCCCGTCGTGCGGCGCATCTTCGCCATGTACCTCGGCGGCTACGGCATGTTCGCCATCGCCGAAGCCCTCACCCGGGATGACATCCCGTGCCCCTCGGCATACGACCGCACCCGCAACCGGCATCGCGGCGGGCTGGCGTGGCCCAAGAGCGCGGTCCGGGTCATCCTGACCAACCCGCGATACACGGGCCGGCAAACCTGGAACAAGCAGCGCACCGGCAAAGTCCTGCTCGACGTCAACGACGTTGCGCTCGGCCACGCGACGAAACCTTGA
- a CDS encoding Mu transposase C-terminal domain-containing protein encodes MTDPSRYPFAPRSNRHLRAGQYWALPLRNGRFACGRVMAVPAFGPRDRVGVLPVEWRRITDEGIQIGNSTYNTAELGPYRHQHSGVIAKRDRWEVHYDPYDVSQVHLRTPDGWITAAWTHLPMVSAPFADFTWRHARRLAGTGATETDVARVLDELLTRAEHGPNRASTRITARTRAGRSATARPCPNPRLRRPSTSPTARMPRSSRSGCSTPRSKPNGENEGNRAAEAEPRLDFALQHSDVYRRPRRG; translated from the coding sequence ATGACAGACCCGAGCCGCTACCCGTTCGCGCCGAGATCCAACCGGCATCTCCGAGCAGGGCAGTACTGGGCTCTGCCGCTGCGCAACGGGCGCTTCGCCTGTGGGCGTGTCATGGCGGTTCCGGCCTTCGGGCCGAGGGACCGGGTTGGTGTGCTGCCGGTCGAGTGGCGGCGCATCACCGACGAGGGCATCCAGATCGGCAACAGCACCTATAACACCGCCGAGCTCGGCCCTTACCGGCACCAGCACTCCGGGGTGATCGCCAAGCGGGACCGGTGGGAGGTTCACTACGACCCCTACGACGTCTCCCAGGTCCATTTGCGCACCCCGGACGGCTGGATCACCGCCGCCTGGACGCACCTGCCGATGGTGTCCGCGCCGTTCGCCGACTTCACCTGGCGTCACGCCCGCCGGCTGGCTGGCACGGGTGCCACCGAAACCGACGTCGCCCGGGTCCTCGACGAGTTGCTCACTCGAGCCGAGCACGGCCCGAACCGGGCCAGCACCCGGATCACCGCACGGACCCGCGCCGGGAGATCAGCCACCGCCCGGCCCTGCCCGAACCCGCGGTTGCGGCGGCCGTCGACGAGCCCGACCGCTCGGATGCCGAGGTCATCCCGTTCGGGGTGTTCGACGCCGAGATCGAAGCCGAACGGTGAAAATGAAGGGAACCGAGCAGCGGAGGCCGAACCCCGACTCGATTTCGCCCTGCAGCACTCTGACGTCTACCGCAGGCCTCGCCGGGGCTGA
- a CDS encoding IS3 family transposase (programmed frameshift), which yields MGTRRRHTPEQIIRKLREGEKLIGQGSVLPEVCKQLEVSEATWHRWVAQYGGMKADDAKRLKDLERENARLKKIVAEQLLDIDMLKELKPGKLVSPERRRRAVTVLQQRFGVSQRRACRLVGQHRSAQRRPAPARRDADEVLRARLRQISAQYPRWGWRKAHAIAAREGLVVNRKRTRRLWLDEGLKRPPRVRKKRRAGPGRHQRMRATRPDQMWALDFQVDVTANGRQVRFLNIVDEYTRQALATRAARSFTADATVAVLDELIARLGRRPEHIRMDNGPELTAHTLTDWCRYTGVDPAYIDPASPWQNGICESFNGRFRDEFLTCEQFDTLLEVQVLAEDWRIEYNTYRPHGSLAWLTPDAYRQQWITNRQPTLS from the exons ATGGGTACCCGACGGCGGCACACGCCGGAGCAGATCATTCGCAAGCTTCGGGAGGGCGAGAAGCTGATCGGGCAGGGTTCCGTCTTGCCCGAGGTGTGTAAGCAGCTGGAGGTTTCCGAGGCGACCTGGCATCGGTGGGTGGCGCAGTACGGCGGGATGAAAGCCGATGACGCCAAACGGCTGAAGGACCTGGAGCGGGAGAACGCCCGGCTGAAGAAGATCGTCGCTGAGCAGCTGTTGGACATCGACATGCTCAAGGAGCTGA AACCGGGGAAACTGGTGAGTCCGGAGCGCCGCCGCCGCGCCGTGACCGTGTTGCAGCAGCGCTTCGGAGTGTCCCAACGACGTGCGTGTCGGCTGGTCGGGCAGCACCGGTCGGCGCAACGCCGGCCGGCGCCGGCTCGTCGTGACGCTGATGAGGTGCTTCGGGCGCGGCTGCGGCAGATCTCCGCGCAGTATCCGCGGTGGGGGTGGCGTAAGGCCCACGCGATCGCCGCCCGCGAGGGCCTGGTGGTCAACCGGAAACGCACCCGCCGGCTGTGGCTCGACGAGGGCCTGAAACGCCCGCCCAGGGTGCGCAAGAAGCGGCGGGCCGGACCGGGCCGTCATCAGCGGATGCGCGCGACCCGGCCGGATCAGATGTGGGCGTTGGACTTCCAGGTCGACGTCACCGCCAACGGCAGGCAGGTGCGGTTCCTCAACATCGTCGACGAGTACACCCGCCAAGCCCTGGCCACCCGCGCGGCCCGCTCCTTCACCGCGGACGCCACGGTCGCTGTCCTCGACGAGTTGATCGCACGGTTGGGCAGACGGCCGGAGCACATCCGCATGGACAACGGTCCCGAGCTGACCGCCCACACGCTGACCGACTGGTGCCGTTACACCGGCGTCGACCCCGCCTACATCGACCCCGCATCACCGTGGCAGAACGGGATCTGCGAATCGTTCAACGGCCGATTCCGCGACGAATTCCTCACCTGCGAACAGTTCGACACCCTGCTGGAGGTTCAGGTACTGGCCGAGGACTGGCGCATCGAGTACAACACCTACAGACCCCACGGCTCGCTCGCCTGGCTCACCCCAGACGCCTACCGCCAGCAGTGGATCACCAACCGGCAACCAACGCTCTCATAG
- a CDS encoding NUDIX hydrolase, with the protein MTPNLRRSVRAIVLDEDDRILLCRFVFPHPAVPGHAKAVWTAPGGGIEPGEDPLTALRRELREETGLTITVDPPHVWHQEIVAADHAPGFDGFTNDYFLIRASHFQPRGELTDDQLAAENLAAFRWWQLSEIVSYAGRELFSPRDLATPLTALLTTGTPTHPVQLGL; encoded by the coding sequence ATGACGCCGAACCTGCGCCGGTCCGTCCGTGCGATCGTGCTCGACGAGGACGACCGCATACTGTTGTGCCGGTTCGTCTTCCCTCACCCAGCAGTGCCGGGCCACGCGAAGGCCGTGTGGACGGCACCAGGCGGCGGCATCGAACCCGGCGAGGACCCGCTGACGGCCTTGCGTCGCGAACTTCGCGAGGAGACAGGTCTCACGATCACCGTGGACCCACCGCACGTCTGGCACCAGGAAATCGTCGCCGCCGACCACGCGCCCGGCTTCGACGGCTTCACCAATGACTACTTCCTCATCCGCGCGAGCCACTTCCAGCCCCGCGGCGAGCTGACCGACGACCAACTCGCCGCCGAGAACCTGGCCGCGTTCCGCTGGTGGCAGCTCTCGGAGATCGTCAGCTACGCCGGCCGTGAGCTGTTTTCGCCCCGCGACCTCGCCACACCGTTGACGGCGCTTCTCACCACAGGCACGCCGACGCATCCGGTCCAACTCGGCCTCTAA
- a CDS encoding VOC family protein has product MDVNLEVVTIPVSDVDRALEFYRDRLGWRLDLDIEVGDDVRVVQLTPTGAGHTSIVFGKGLPIAAAPGSMRHLELVTSDIVATREELAQRGVDITEVYHGPGSAFWPEARQPGPDPERESYNSYASFQDPDGNGWTLQEVTTRMPGREARS; this is encoded by the coding sequence ATGGACGTCAATCTTGAGGTGGTCACGATCCCCGTGTCGGATGTCGACAGGGCGCTGGAGTTCTACCGGGATCGCCTGGGCTGGCGACTGGACTTAGACATCGAGGTCGGCGACGACGTCCGCGTCGTGCAACTGACCCCGACTGGTGCCGGCCATACGTCCATCGTGTTCGGCAAAGGCCTGCCGATAGCCGCTGCACCGGGGTCGATGCGGCACCTAGAGCTGGTGACCTCCGACATCGTGGCCACACGGGAGGAGCTGGCTCAGCGGGGCGTCGACATCACCGAGGTCTACCACGGCCCCGGCAGCGCTTTCTGGCCCGAGGCACGCCAACCCGGCCCCGACCCCGAACGTGAGAGCTACAACTCGTACGCCTCATTCCAGGACCCGGACGGAAACGGCTGGACGCTGCAGGAGGTCACTACCCGCATGCCGGGTCGCGAGGCCCGTTCGTGA
- a CDS encoding transposase family protein, giving the protein MQVITSARPEWIFPFTGLQPAQFRRLVRLVAERGGDAIADGRPGRQWPLDLPDRVLLVAAYWRTNLTMRQIGPLFGVSHSAAHRVIDTLGPLLALAPVRRRPVDQIAIVDGTLIPIRDHRLAAPSKNYRYSTNLQVAIDASTRLVIALGDPQPGNRNDTIVYRTSGIDQKLAGRPVMADGAYRGNPDVIIPYRKPRDGSPLPAWKQELNDQHRTVRAQVEHALARMKTWKILRDYRRAASTLTDTASAIAHLHNIALTG; this is encoded by the coding sequence GTGCAGGTGATCACCTCAGCCCGGCCGGAGTGGATCTTCCCGTTCACCGGTCTGCAGCCCGCCCAGTTCCGCCGGCTGGTCCGGCTGGTCGCCGAGCGTGGCGGGGACGCCATCGCTGACGGCCGGCCAGGCCGGCAGTGGCCCCTCGACCTGCCCGACCGGGTGCTGCTGGTCGCCGCGTACTGGCGCACCAACCTGACTATGCGCCAGATCGGTCCGCTGTTTGGCGTCTCGCACTCCGCCGCGCACCGGGTCATCGACACCCTCGGACCTTTGCTGGCCCTGGCCCCGGTCCGCCGGCGACCGGTCGACCAGATCGCCATCGTTGACGGCACCCTCATCCCCATCCGGGACCACCGCCTGGCCGCGCCGAGCAAGAACTACCGCTACTCGACCAACCTGCAGGTCGCCATCGACGCCAGCACCCGCCTCGTCATCGCCCTCGGCGACCCGCAACCCGGCAACCGCAACGACACCATCGTCTACCGCACCAGCGGCATCGACCAGAAGCTAGCCGGCAGGCCGGTCATGGCCGACGGCGCCTACCGCGGCAACCCCGACGTGATCATCCCCTACCGCAAGCCACGCGACGGCAGCCCGCTGCCGGCCTGGAAGCAGGAGCTGAATGACCAGCACCGCACCGTCCGCGCCCAGGTCGAACACGCCCTGGCCCGCATGAAGACCTGGAAAATCCTGCGTGACTACCGCCGCGCTGCCAGCACATTGACCGACACCGCTTCCGCCATCGCCCACCTGCACAACATCGCCCTCACCGGGTGA
- a CDS encoding MFS transporter, producing MSARRSSIHRVLVFLQRLITFPFGRRTRRLRSAPAAPNLADETVSRNVRLLRWFNFLGDFRMYGPIMVIYFAQVTGSYTAAASLLALKMLSSAAFEVPTGVLSDRLGRRGTMIAGAVVMVAAHLVYAGASGYGLLLAAVVLEGLAASLWSGNNDALLYDTLLGADREEEFPRHSGRVNSMFQLALALAAAIGGVVAGAWSLRAVVVLSVVPQVLCVLVALRVREPRVHGPLESNVLVHLGSALRGIRRNPVLRRMTLVSALRYSSESAAQLSPVFVAGLWPLWALGAWRTFGHGVAFVGFRVSGWVIGRVGAARTLLFGELLDNVANFVALVKPTVFSPVLLGSPAYGMSTIAQQTLLQREFTDRERATMGSLGSLLGRVLYALVAVGVGQVADRWGIVAALLAIQAVVLVALPLAWSVHAHALRPSTCPDAPLAGTTPGETA from the coding sequence GTGTCCGCTCGTCGTTCCTCGATCCACCGTGTCCTTGTCTTTCTCCAACGCCTGATCACTTTTCCGTTCGGCAGGAGAACTCGACGGCTCAGGTCAGCTCCGGCTGCTCCAAACCTTGCTGACGAGACCGTCAGCCGCAATGTTCGCCTGCTGCGTTGGTTCAACTTCCTCGGCGACTTCCGCATGTACGGGCCAATCATGGTCATCTACTTCGCGCAGGTCACCGGCTCGTACACAGCCGCCGCAAGCCTGCTGGCGCTGAAAATGCTGTCCTCCGCGGCGTTCGAAGTCCCCACCGGCGTGCTCTCCGACCGGCTCGGGCGTCGCGGCACGATGATCGCCGGTGCCGTCGTCATGGTGGCCGCCCACCTCGTGTACGCCGGCGCTTCCGGCTACGGCCTCCTCCTGGCAGCTGTTGTGCTGGAGGGATTGGCGGCCTCACTGTGGAGCGGCAACAACGACGCGCTTCTGTACGACACTCTGCTCGGAGCCGACCGGGAGGAGGAGTTCCCCCGGCACTCGGGCCGTGTGAACTCGATGTTCCAGCTCGCGCTCGCGCTGGCGGCAGCCATAGGTGGCGTGGTCGCCGGCGCGTGGTCGCTGCGTGCGGTGGTCGTGCTGTCGGTCGTGCCGCAGGTGCTGTGCGTGCTCGTCGCCTTGCGGGTCCGGGAACCGCGGGTGCACGGCCCGCTGGAATCGAACGTGCTGGTGCATCTCGGATCGGCCCTGCGCGGCATCCGCCGTAATCCGGTGCTCCGCCGGATGACTCTGGTGTCGGCGCTTCGTTACAGCAGCGAAAGCGCGGCTCAGTTGTCGCCTGTTTTCGTGGCAGGGCTGTGGCCGCTCTGGGCGCTGGGCGCGTGGCGCACCTTCGGCCATGGCGTGGCCTTCGTCGGCTTCCGCGTCAGTGGTTGGGTGATCGGCCGGGTGGGAGCGGCCCGCACTCTGCTGTTCGGTGAGCTGCTCGACAACGTGGCGAACTTCGTGGCGCTGGTCAAGCCGACGGTATTTTCGCCCGTGCTACTTGGGTCACCGGCCTACGGCATGTCGACAATCGCCCAGCAGACGTTGCTGCAGCGCGAGTTCACCGATCGGGAACGCGCGACGATGGGTTCGCTCGGGTCGCTGCTCGGCCGCGTGCTGTACGCGCTCGTCGCCGTGGGGGTCGGCCAGGTGGCAGACCGTTGGGGCATCGTCGCGGCGTTGCTCGCGATCCAGGCAGTGGTCCTGGTCGCACTTCCGCTCGCCTGGTCGGTGCACGCACACGCTCTCCGACCGTCCACTTGCCCCGACGCCCCTTTGGCCGGAACGACGCCAGGAGAGACGGCATGA
- a CDS encoding SDR family oxidoreductase translates to MAVVTGGASGIGAACVRRCVDAGARVAALDLTAGDRTDDRVLPVHADVADAASVDAALAQVDAAFGGVDIVVNNAGVSAVGGVDANDDAEWHRVLDINVVGVARVSRAALPYLRRSRHAAIVNISSVVARAGLPNRVLYSATKGAVHAMTLAMAADLIGDGIRVNCVCPGTVDTPWVARLLATSADPDGERRRLEARQPTGRLVTAEEVADAVHYLASPAAAATTGSALAVDGGMHGLRLPR, encoded by the coding sequence GTGGCGGTTGTCACCGGCGGCGCATCGGGCATCGGGGCCGCGTGCGTGCGCCGGTGCGTGGATGCCGGCGCGCGGGTGGCCGCGCTGGACCTGACCGCGGGCGACCGGACCGACGACCGAGTGCTGCCCGTGCACGCCGACGTGGCCGACGCCGCGTCTGTCGACGCGGCGCTCGCCCAAGTCGACGCGGCGTTCGGCGGCGTGGACATCGTGGTCAACAACGCGGGCGTCAGCGCCGTCGGCGGTGTCGACGCCAACGACGACGCCGAATGGCATCGGGTGCTCGACATCAACGTCGTCGGGGTCGCCCGGGTCAGCCGGGCGGCCCTGCCGTACCTGCGCCGCAGCCGCCATGCGGCCATCGTGAACATTTCCTCGGTCGTCGCGCGGGCGGGCCTGCCCAACCGGGTCCTGTACTCGGCGACCAAGGGCGCCGTACACGCGATGACGCTGGCCATGGCCGCCGACCTGATCGGCGACGGCATCCGCGTCAACTGCGTGTGCCCCGGCACTGTCGACACCCCGTGGGTCGCCCGGCTGCTCGCCACGTCCGCGGACCCCGACGGGGAGCGGCGCCGGCTGGAGGCGCGGCAGCCGACGGGCCGGCTTGTCACGGCCGAGGAGGTGGCCGACGCCGTGCACTACCTGGCGTCGCCGGCGGCCGCTGCCACGACCGGCTCCGCGCTGGCCGTCGACGGCGGCATGCACGGGCTACGCCTCCCGAGGTGA
- a CDS encoding tyrosine-type recombinase/integrase — translation MSDTTVGRAELDAARLLLARMGISPADLVEAASERPPAPTFAEYVPVVAAAVSDGTRRAYGSYWTRVLEQWEQRRLDEPTPSEIEQLAEYTKTHVVARRNARGGRSAAEHLIAALRCLYKRAVADGYIAAADNPALKVAKPRRLPSTRRAVADTRLAEINAVAASTGDDPALDSLLLRLHTETACRRGGALALRPIDLDPDQCLILLREKGDTVRWQPVSPTLMRHLQQHAEERQATGTGQLLRYRNGQPITYRRYDHMWVRIGEHLPWVYVQQISTHWLRHTTLTWVERNFGYAVARAYAGHSDSGSDVGTTTTYVRASLQEVAAALAALTNEPHPLA, via the coding sequence ATGAGCGACACCACCGTGGGCCGGGCGGAGCTGGATGCCGCGCGGTTGTTGCTGGCGCGGATGGGGATCTCGCCGGCTGACCTTGTCGAGGCGGCCTCGGAGCGTCCACCCGCACCGACGTTCGCCGAGTACGTTCCGGTGGTAGCGGCAGCGGTCAGCGACGGTACCCGGCGGGCCTACGGCTCGTACTGGACGCGGGTCCTGGAGCAGTGGGAACAGCGACGGCTCGATGAGCCGACACCGTCGGAGATCGAGCAGCTCGCCGAGTACACCAAGACGCACGTGGTGGCCCGGCGTAACGCACGGGGTGGGCGAAGTGCGGCGGAGCATCTGATCGCCGCGTTGCGATGCCTGTACAAGCGGGCCGTCGCCGACGGGTACATCGCCGCGGCGGACAACCCCGCCCTTAAGGTGGCCAAGCCGCGGCGCCTGCCCAGCACCAGACGAGCGGTAGCGGACACCAGGCTGGCAGAGATCAACGCCGTCGCCGCCAGCACGGGCGACGACCCTGCGCTGGACAGCCTGCTGCTGCGGCTGCACACCGAGACGGCGTGCCGCCGGGGCGGTGCGCTTGCCCTACGGCCGATCGACCTAGACCCGGACCAGTGCCTGATCCTGCTACGCGAGAAGGGCGACACAGTGCGATGGCAGCCGGTGTCACCCACGCTGATGAGGCATCTACAGCAGCATGCCGAGGAACGCCAGGCGACGGGAACGGGTCAGCTGCTGCGTTACCGCAACGGGCAGCCGATCACCTACCGGCGCTACGACCACATGTGGGTACGCATCGGTGAGCACCTGCCGTGGGTCTACGTGCAGCAGATCAGCACCCACTGGCTGCGGCACACGACGCTGACGTGGGTCGAGCGGAACTTCGGCTACGCTGTGGCCCGCGCGTACGCCGGTCACTCCGACAGCGGCAGTGACGTTGGCACCACCACTACGTACGTCCGGGCGAGTCTGCAGGAGGTCGCCGCCGCTCTGGCGGCGTTAACCAACGAGCCTCATCCCCTCGCTTGA
- a CDS encoding SMP-30/gluconolactonase/LRE family protein encodes MDHAEGVAVAPDGTVWCGGEQGQIYRLADGRFEQVASTGGFCLGLALDAAGHVFVCDAAHAAVMRLDTVTGQVDTFADGVPGHRFVNPNYPVFDTAGRLYVSDSGTPHVPGPGIARLEPDGGDVLWHRGPFDFANGLALSADGRTLYVAETWGHRVTAIDITADGAPGARRVLARLGEALPDGLALDTDGNLYVACYEPSQILVVAPGGAVSVLARDPGAHELCHPTNVAFLGSTLIAANLGRWHLSAIQTGATGLPLGPFRDKGTRP; translated from the coding sequence TTGGACCACGCGGAGGGTGTGGCAGTAGCCCCGGACGGGACGGTGTGGTGCGGCGGCGAGCAAGGCCAGATCTACCGCCTGGCAGACGGCCGGTTTGAGCAGGTCGCGTCGACAGGCGGGTTCTGTCTCGGCCTGGCGTTGGACGCCGCGGGACACGTCTTCGTGTGCGACGCGGCCCACGCGGCGGTGATGCGGTTGGACACGGTCACTGGCCAGGTCGACACGTTCGCTGACGGCGTGCCGGGCCACCGCTTCGTCAACCCCAACTATCCGGTGTTCGACACGGCCGGGCGACTGTACGTGTCCGACAGCGGCACGCCGCACGTACCCGGCCCCGGCATCGCCCGCCTCGAGCCGGACGGCGGTGACGTGCTGTGGCATCGCGGGCCGTTCGACTTCGCCAACGGGCTGGCCCTGTCCGCGGACGGCCGCACCCTGTACGTGGCCGAGACCTGGGGTCACCGCGTCACGGCGATCGACATCACCGCCGACGGTGCGCCCGGTGCGCGACGCGTCCTCGCGCGGCTGGGCGAGGCGCTGCCCGACGGGCTTGCGCTGGACACCGACGGCAACCTCTACGTCGCCTGCTACGAGCCCAGCCAGATCCTGGTCGTCGCCCCCGGCGGCGCCGTGTCGGTCCTGGCGCGGGACCCGGGCGCCCACGAGTTGTGCCACCCCACCAACGTGGCATTCCTCGGCAGCACCCTGATCGCGGCCAACCTCGGCCGCTGGCATCTGTCCGCCATCCAGACCGGGGCAACCGGGCTCCCACTGGGCCCGTTCCGTGACAAAGGGACACGGCCATGA
- a CDS encoding mannonate dehydratase, which produces MSMRIALGHIDTYDDRTAAFARQLGLTSVQLHAPSNLPSDAGYWTYPDLRALQDRCARDGLTIEGLENVPAAHFDKIQRGAAGRDEQIENYQRTIRNMARAGIFLLGYHFITTYVWRTDMRAVGRGGARVTAFDLADVGAGNALASYKLTPSEPIEPPITAEQMWANYQYFLDAVLPVAEEAGVRLALHPDDPPVDAPLGGAARIFITPAALKEGHRRANGSPAWGLNLCLGTVSEMDGHRSVDEVIDFFGRANAISYVHFRDVNGTVPAFTECFLGEGNLDPAAVMARLASVGFDGFIIDDHTPAMTDDLDTWGDTSSAAYCSRGRAHAIGYLQGILTACGRMRAGRES; this is translated from the coding sequence ATGAGCATGCGCATCGCCCTCGGCCACATCGACACCTACGACGACCGCACCGCCGCGTTCGCCCGACAGCTCGGCTTGACCAGCGTGCAGCTGCACGCCCCCAGCAACCTCCCAAGTGACGCCGGCTACTGGACCTACCCAGACCTGCGGGCGCTACAGGACCGCTGCGCACGCGACGGCCTGACCATCGAAGGGCTGGAGAACGTCCCGGCAGCCCACTTCGACAAGATCCAGCGCGGCGCCGCAGGGCGGGACGAGCAGATCGAAAACTACCAGCGCACGATCCGTAACATGGCCCGGGCCGGGATCTTCCTGCTCGGCTACCACTTCATCACGACCTACGTGTGGCGTACCGACATGCGGGCCGTCGGCCGGGGCGGCGCCCGCGTCACCGCGTTCGACCTCGCCGACGTTGGTGCCGGCAACGCCCTGGCAAGCTACAAGCTGACACCCAGCGAGCCGATCGAACCGCCGATCACCGCCGAGCAGATGTGGGCGAACTACCAGTACTTTCTCGATGCCGTGCTACCAGTCGCCGAAGAGGCCGGCGTGCGGCTCGCCCTGCACCCCGACGACCCGCCGGTCGACGCCCCGCTCGGTGGCGCCGCGCGCATCTTCATCACCCCGGCCGCCCTCAAGGAGGGCCACCGGCGGGCCAACGGCAGCCCGGCGTGGGGCCTCAACCTCTGCCTCGGCACGGTATCCGAGATGGACGGGCACCGCAGCGTCGACGAGGTGATTGACTTCTTCGGTCGTGCGAACGCGATCAGCTACGTCCACTTTCGCGACGTGAACGGCACCGTGCCCGCATTCACGGAGTGCTTCCTCGGCGAGGGGAACCTCGACCCGGCCGCCGTGATGGCCCGACTCGCGTCGGTCGGCTTCGACGGCTTCATCATCGACGACCATACCCCGGCGATGACCGACGATCTCGACACGTGGGGCGATACCTCCTCCGCCGCCTATTGCAGCCGCGGGCGGGCTCACGCGATCGGCTACCTTCAGGGCATCCTCACCGCCTGCGGACGGATGCGCGCCGGACGGGAGAGCTGA